The following coding sequences are from one Haploplasma axanthum window:
- a CDS encoding glucose-6-phosphate dehydrogenase — MKKEVIIVLYGSTGDLTFRKLLPAIIDSYKKEHINNNLLLVALGRRDFTTDAYLEFVKSHNEKLDIELLKNITEYYKMQITDKNDYVGLKELLDQNSSDKTRVIHYLAVSPELMIDVSNIISEQKIIEKNNLNQSVIFEKPFGSSYRTAHKINEELWKNFSEKQIYRIDHYLGKKMVDSILKLRFENDILKSVFSPKNLSSIEIVVKEKDGILNRGSFYDSTGAVKDMFQSHILQIVTLLTMKKPGKFDHETIINEKVKVLKQLKYQKETLVFGQYKGYLKETNVNENSLTETLLAVELFVNNKFKKVPIKVLTGKKLDAKETYIKMNLKDGSSLLLTVNPDSSLLLSTKILGENINNRYVFENIEDEYGKLILSAIAFEKEKFLRWDEIENSWRFVDELLTRKKELTIYSPNFREKE; from the coding sequence ATGAAAAAAGAAGTCATAATTGTATTATATGGATCAACAGGTGATTTAACATTTAGGAAACTTTTACCTGCAATAATTGATTCATATAAAAAAGAACATATAAATAATAATCTCCTTTTAGTTGCATTAGGTCGTAGAGATTTTACTACAGATGCATATTTGGAATTTGTTAAGTCTCATAATGAAAAATTAGATATTGAACTTTTAAAAAATATTACAGAATATTATAAAATGCAAATAACTGATAAGAATGATTATGTTGGTCTTAAAGAACTATTAGATCAAAATAGTAGTGATAAAACTAGAGTAATTCACTATTTAGCTGTTTCACCAGAATTAATGATTGACGTATCAAATATTATCAGTGAACAAAAAATAATTGAAAAAAACAACTTGAATCAAAGTGTAATTTTTGAAAAACCTTTTGGTTCAAGTTATCGAACTGCTCATAAAATAAATGAAGAATTATGGAAGAATTTTAGTGAAAAACAAATTTATCGTATTGATCATTATTTAGGTAAAAAAATGGTGGATAGTATTTTAAAACTTAGATTTGAAAATGATATTTTAAAATCAGTTTTTTCACCTAAAAATTTAAGCAGCATTGAAATCGTTGTTAAAGAAAAAGATGGTATTTTAAATCGTGGTAGTTTCTATGATTCAACTGGTGCAGTAAAAGATATGTTCCAAAGTCATATTTTACAAATTGTAACGCTACTAACAATGAAAAAGCCAGGGAAGTTTGACCATGAAACGATTATTAATGAAAAAGTTAAAGTGTTAAAACAATTAAAGTATCAAAAAGAAACTTTAGTTTTTGGACAATATAAAGGATATTTGAAGGAAACGAATGTTAATGAAAATTCTTTAACAGAAACACTATTAGCTGTTGAGTTATTTGTTAATAACAAGTTTAAAAAAGTTCCAATTAAAGTACTAACAGGAAAAAAACTAGATGCTAAAGAAACCTATATAAAGATGAACTTAAAAGATGGTAGCAGTTTATTACTTACTGTTAATCCAGATAGTTCATTGCTTCTATCTACAAAAATTCTTGGAGAAAATATTAATAATAGATATGTTTTTGAAAATATTGAAGATGAATATGGTAAATTGATTTTATCTGCGATTGCCTTTGAAAAAGAAAAGTTTTTAAGATGGGATGAAATTGAAAATTCATGGAGATTTGTTGATGAATTATTAACAAGAAAAAAAGAATTAACAATCTATAGTCCTAATTTTAGAGAAAAGGAATAA
- a CDS encoding HAD family hydrolase, with amino-acid sequence MKNLIALDLDDTLLTSQKNISPLTKEAIINLSDKGYKFVIATGRSFNGAKKYHKELNLETPIVSNNGSLVTFPDGKKLAEYMPESEIKDIIDSIKEYAVTIIINLEDSIHSHNFNKELEVLFNGASINEIVELDFNNIPKNVLNLVVLINEENRTKFEKIFENKRIKQRYWGTYDGECFYDLYLSDISKYSALKKVLNHYNLTKDDLIAFGDSSNDIEMLSNAKIGIAMKNAHKHVKEKANEETDFDNNNDGIGHYLKTFI; translated from the coding sequence ATGAAGAATTTAATAGCTCTTGACTTAGATGACACATTATTAACAAGTCAAAAAAATATTAGTCCATTAACTAAAGAGGCAATAATCAATCTCTCAGATAAAGGTTATAAATTTGTGATTGCAACCGGAAGAAGTTTTAATGGAGCAAAAAAATATCATAAAGAATTAAACCTTGAGACCCCAATTGTTTCTAATAACGGAAGTTTAGTAACTTTCCCTGATGGTAAAAAATTGGCAGAATATATGCCTGAATCTGAAATAAAAGATATTATTGATAGTATTAAAGAGTATGCAGTAACAATCATTATTAACCTTGAAGACTCAATCCATAGTCATAATTTTAATAAGGAACTTGAAGTTTTATTTAATGGTGCTTCAATTAATGAAATTGTTGAGTTAGATTTTAATAATATTCCAAAAAATGTTTTAAATTTAGTTGTTTTAATTAACGAAGAAAATCGTACTAAATTTGAAAAAATATTTGAAAACAAAAGAATAAAACAACGTTATTGGGGAACTTATGATGGTGAATGCTTCTATGATCTTTACTTAAGTGATATTTCCAAATATTCAGCATTAAAAAAAGTTCTAAACCATTATAATCTTACTAAAGATGATTTAATTGCTTTTGGAGATAGCTCAAACGATATTGAGATGTTAAGTAATGCAAAAATTGGAATTGCTATGAAAAACGCTCATAAACATGTTAAAGAAAAAGCAAATGAAGAAACTGATTTTGATAACAATAATGATGGTATTGGCCATTATCTTAAAACTTTTATCTGA
- a CDS encoding DNA translocase FtsK, with amino-acid sequence MSENKKIYKSVYRPDFKIHQFVKLVGIRKGKKEDDLSRFVSPIFGNKVPDKVVIPKSPEGLGDSGKRLDAFRDKPKNSRDEYREFNIITNKSREEYLGGVIIEDEEEKTVEVIEPRKIIPIISNHEEKEEPVFKINEKPKNINLDPVLNENSEPKIDLHKREQPMVVRGNFEDEFVEEVKEIEKPKIVEKPKVQKVGNNKKYVKPPVTMFKKMTRDQESKPAWLLEQIEIINATLTDFGIEATVIGSTKGPTVTRYEISLQPGVNVNRISNISDNLMMNLKAKSLRIEAPIPGKPYVGLEVPNVNPEIVAFGNVVDDKEFLEAHDKPLQVALGVDIDGKNVYVDITKMPHGLIAGATNSGKSVCINTVLASLLIKNSPDELKLILIDPKMVELNAYNDLPHLITPVITDAKMAAQALKWAVDEMEKRYRIFANNRSRDIKSYNDNVKRGIVDEPGMPYIVVVIDELADLMMAAASDVEDAIQRITQKARAAGIHLIVATQRPTTDVVKGTIKSNIPARIAFKVASYVDSTTILDGAGAEGLLGKGDMLLKEVDRPHRLQGAYIPDDEIYKLTDYIRDMREADYILKHDDLKHRVEFKQVEKDDLFEPVAYYVVETRTASINRIMQEFSISFNRAQTIMKLLENYQIVSENLGTKAREVLVNLEELEEIIKNHE; translated from the coding sequence ATGAGTGAGAATAAAAAAATATATAAATCTGTATATCGTCCAGATTTTAAAATCCACCAATTTGTTAAATTAGTAGGTATTCGTAAAGGTAAAAAAGAAGATGATTTATCTAGATTTGTGTCACCTATTTTTGGTAATAAAGTTCCAGATAAAGTTGTAATCCCTAAGTCTCCAGAAGGTTTAGGAGATAGCGGAAAGAGACTGGATGCATTTAGAGATAAACCAAAGAATAGTCGTGATGAATATCGTGAATTTAATATCATAACTAATAAATCTAGAGAAGAGTATTTAGGTGGAGTGATTATTGAAGACGAAGAAGAGAAAACTGTTGAAGTTATTGAACCTAGAAAGATTATTCCTATCATAAGTAATCACGAAGAAAAAGAAGAACCTGTTTTCAAAATTAATGAGAAGCCTAAAAATATAAACTTAGATCCAGTATTAAATGAAAACTCAGAACCTAAAATTGATTTACATAAACGTGAGCAACCAATGGTAGTTAGAGGTAATTTTGAAGATGAGTTTGTTGAAGAAGTTAAAGAAATAGAAAAACCTAAAATAGTTGAAAAACCAAAAGTTCAAAAAGTTGGAAATAATAAAAAGTATGTAAAACCTCCGGTTACAATGTTTAAAAAGATGACTAGAGATCAAGAATCTAAACCAGCCTGGTTGTTAGAACAAATAGAAATAATTAATGCGACACTAACAGACTTTGGAATTGAAGCGACCGTTATTGGAAGTACCAAAGGACCAACTGTAACAAGATATGAGATTTCACTACAACCAGGAGTGAATGTTAATAGAATTAGTAATATTTCTGATAACTTAATGATGAATTTAAAGGCAAAATCATTAAGAATTGAGGCACCAATTCCTGGAAAACCATATGTGGGATTAGAAGTGCCAAATGTTAATCCGGAAATAGTGGCATTTGGAAATGTTGTTGATGATAAAGAGTTTTTAGAAGCTCATGATAAACCGTTACAAGTAGCACTTGGTGTTGATATTGATGGTAAGAATGTTTACGTTGATATTACTAAAATGCCTCATGGTCTTATTGCAGGAGCGACAAATAGTGGTAAGAGTGTTTGTATAAATACGGTATTAGCAAGTTTATTAATTAAGAATTCTCCAGATGAATTAAAACTTATTTTAATTGATCCTAAAATGGTAGAACTTAATGCATATAATGATCTTCCACATCTAATTACACCAGTAATTACAGATGCTAAAATGGCAGCACAAGCACTTAAATGGGCTGTTGATGAAATGGAAAAGCGATATAGAATATTTGCTAATAACAGAAGTAGAGATATAAAGTCATATAACGATAATGTTAAAAGAGGAATAGTTGATGAGCCAGGAATGCCTTATATCGTTGTAGTTATTGATGAGTTAGCTGATTTAATGATGGCTGCTGCAAGTGATGTAGAAGATGCTATTCAAAGAATAACTCAAAAAGCAAGGGCTGCAGGGATTCATTTAATTGTTGCTACTCAAAGACCGACAACAGATGTTGTTAAGGGAACTATTAAGTCAAATATTCCAGCAAGAATTGCTTTTAAAGTTGCTTCATATGTTGATTCAACAACAATCCTTGATGGCGCTGGTGCTGAAGGATTGCTTGGAAAAGGAGATATGTTATTAAAAGAAGTTGATAGACCTCATAGACTTCAAGGGGCATATATTCCTGATGATGAAATATACAAATTAACTGACTATATTAGAGATATGCGTGAAGCAGATTACATTTTAAAACATGATGATTTAAAACATCGTGTTGAATTTAAACAAGTTGAGAAAGATGATTTGTTTGAACCAGTTGCATACTATGTTGTTGAAACAAGAACAGCATCAATAAACCGTATTATGCAAGAATTCTCAATTAGTTTTAATCGAGCACAAACAATAATGAAATTACTTGAAAACTATCAAATAGTTTCTGAAAATTTAGGAACAAAAGCAAGAGAAGTATTAGTTAATTTAGAAGAATTAGAGGAAATAATAAAAAATCATGAGTAG
- the lepB gene encoding signal peptidase I, with amino-acid sequence MSRKNKIIYVSILAFNCLFSLILLIFNVSNNTTSLKTTFLFISILIGLAVLLFVKTESEETIIEESNDEETEKIITEKTKNEFVDWIAFISVVVSVFLIITSFFFFSARVDGTSMEPTIKENKHVYIFTFGYTAKKEDVVVYKRTSDLIIKRVAAVEGDKLSIKEEDSMMYLYINDQLYTNHYGEKYQLRLNDELRKTINSNNNNYVLKKYEVILLGDNESRSSDSRSFGVLSTKRIIGRALGDYSGKE; translated from the coding sequence ATGAGTAGAAAAAATAAAATAATATATGTATCAATACTAGCTTTTAATTGTTTATTTTCATTAATTCTTTTGATTTTTAATGTTTCAAATAATACAACTTCTCTAAAAACAACTTTTCTTTTTATATCAATTTTAATAGGTTTAGCAGTTTTATTATTTGTTAAAACTGAGAGTGAAGAAACAATTATTGAAGAATCAAATGATGAAGAAACGGAAAAAATAATAACTGAAAAAACTAAGAATGAATTTGTTGATTGGATAGCATTTATTTCTGTTGTTGTCTCTGTGTTTTTAATAATTACTTCATTCTTCTTTTTCTCTGCAAGAGTTGATGGAACATCAATGGAACCAACAATTAAAGAAAATAAACATGTATATATATTTACATTTGGATATACGGCTAAAAAAGAAGATGTTGTTGTCTATAAGCGAACTAGTGACTTAATAATTAAGCGAGTAGCAGCTGTTGAAGGCGATAAGTTATCAATAAAAGAAGAAGATTCAATGATGTATTTATATATTAATGATCAATTATATACAAATCATTATGGAGAAAAATATCAGTTAAGATTAAATGACGAACTAAGAAAAACGATCAATAGTAATAATAATAACTATGTATTGAAAAAGTACGAGGTTATTTTACTTGGCGATAATGAAAGTCGTTCAAGTGATAGCAGAAGTTTTGGAGTATTGTCAACAAAAAGAATAATTGGAAGAGCGTTAGGTGATTATAGTGGAAAAGAATAA
- the ylqF gene encoding ribosome biogenesis GTPase YlqF, translating to MEKNNRYQQINWYPGHMFKSFKEIKENLKLMDIIFVLVDARIPFSSMNPEIQKVLGNKPTIILFNKMDLADKSKLKKWIEYYEQKGFTCLEIDAQSGKNVNLLKTTAEEVLKEKIEREQNKGLKQRSIKTMVLGIPNVGKSTLINTLSNRKSTRTGNTPGVTRSKQWVKLANGFDLLDMPGVLWPKFEDETVGYNLAVTGAIKDNILPLDDVTHHAIQFLQTNYLSRLKERYSDEITENSEYVEVLDIIGKKRGALISRGDIDYDRVYMIVLNDLRTKQLGELTFDLL from the coding sequence GTGGAAAAGAATAATCGTTATCAACAAATAAATTGGTATCCTGGACATATGTTTAAGTCTTTTAAAGAAATAAAAGAGAATCTTAAACTTATGGACATAATTTTTGTTCTAGTTGATGCAAGAATTCCTTTTTCAAGTATGAATCCAGAAATTCAAAAAGTACTTGGTAATAAGCCAACAATTATTTTATTCAATAAAATGGATTTAGCAGATAAAAGTAAACTGAAAAAATGGATTGAATATTACGAACAAAAAGGTTTTACTTGTTTAGAAATTGATGCTCAAAGTGGAAAAAATGTTAATCTTTTAAAAACAACTGCTGAAGAAGTTTTAAAAGAAAAAATTGAACGTGAACAAAATAAAGGATTAAAACAAAGAAGCATAAAAACAATGGTACTTGGTATTCCGAATGTTGGAAAATCAACCTTAATTAATACTCTTTCAAATAGAAAAAGTACTAGAACTGGTAATACACCAGGGGTTACAAGAAGCAAACAATGGGTTAAACTTGCAAATGGGTTTGATCTTTTAGACATGCCTGGTGTTTTATGGCCAAAGTTTGAAGATGAAACTGTTGGTTATAATTTAGCAGTAACAGGTGCAATTAAAGATAATATTTTACCACTTGATGATGTTACTCATCACGCAATACAATTTTTACAAACAAATTATCTTTCAAGACTTAAAGAAAGATATAGTGATGAAATTACAGAAAATAGTGAGTATGTTGAAGTTTTAGATATTATTGGAAAAAAGCGTGGCGCATTAATTAGTCGTGGAGATATTGATTATGATCGTGTTTATATGATTGTTTTAAACGACTTAAGAACAAAACAACTAGGAGAATTAACGTTTGATTTATTATGA
- a CDS encoding ribonuclease HII: protein MREYENDLIKKGITYIAGVDEAGRGPVAGPVVAAAVILRNDFHYGYINDSKKMSEKQREKAFTDIIENAIAFGVGIIDETIIDEINILEATKKAMTLAIENLKVKPEYVLIDAVKLNCNFKTLSIIKGDQKSISIAAASVIAKVTRDRLMKEYSILYPNYAFEKHKGYLTKIHKERIKEFGPCAIHRKTFAPIDSYYQK, encoded by the coding sequence ATGAGAGAATATGAAAATGATTTAATAAAAAAAGGAATAACTTATATTGCTGGTGTTGATGAAGCAGGAAGAGGACCAGTTGCTGGACCGGTCGTTGCTGCAGCAGTAATATTAAGAAATGATTTCCATTATGGATATATCAATGACTCAAAAAAAATGAGTGAGAAACAAAGAGAAAAAGCTTTTACTGACATAATTGAAAATGCAATTGCTTTTGGAGTTGGGATTATTGATGAGACAATAATTGATGAAATTAATATTTTAGAAGCAACTAAAAAAGCTATGACATTAGCAATTGAAAATCTGAAAGTTAAACCTGAATATGTTTTGATTGATGCAGTTAAATTAAACTGTAATTTCAAAACATTAAGTATTATAAAAGGTGATCAAAAATCAATTTCAATTGCTGCTGCCTCAGTAATCGCGAAAGTAACTAGAGATAGATTAATGAAAGAATACTCAATTCTCTATCCAAACTATGCATTTGAAAAACATAAAGGCTATTTAACAAAAATTCATAAAGAAAGAATTAAAGAATTTGGTCCATGTGCAATCCACAGAAAGACATTTGCACCAATTGATTCTTATTACCAAAAATGA